Proteins co-encoded in one Aspergillus luchuensis IFO 4308 DNA, chromosome 6, nearly complete sequence genomic window:
- a CDS encoding uncharacterized protein (COG:S;~EggNog:ENOG410PTK2), which yields MPRPPTKRNRLTSKAPPAAENDSQQGPGRHGIASKANTTSTENANQIITDFPEVDQSGQASEIRRQLRNQTPLTRAQEHAIESSPIGDRETTGSRPATRARGYSSTLSVVGRKGDTGSKVPGTPAFESSILSNFRRRPRQPSIMQMMQAEDGSSDLDDDDDVFLGSLSPEDESTPLNLSRSRPLPIRQTASPSPRHPTPSSDGSRKRKLSGETPHASQSDSEVTENSPATSPTSQRRQSGIGVSVGHTQYPDSPGALSQTLAPPMSSSPPLSPTHTESPRGSAQQKHIDKPAEPATTNKLVLPTSALQDRLLPRRNRSQRKRFGMDGSEIREDPIDGDQSATEQDDDDDELYYLPSKQSSRAPRKRLVEQKSAKSTRTVQGAQPMADSVEGQILGGQHPAAQPNATAKKPGDKRMTYRTMGPNKENEPVDTSPLSSPLSSPPDSEESESESTAESTLGSHFLSDELRLQAKKFADVDKWELEFEDVAPDSQGSEVFR from the coding sequence ATGCCGAGACCGCCCACAAAACGCAATCGCTTGACATCTAAGGCTCCGCCAGCCGCCGAGAATGATAGTCAACAGGGCCCCGGACGGCATGGCATAGCCTCAAAAGCAAATACCACGTCCACAGAAAATGCAAACCAGATCATCACGGATTTTCCTGAGGTGGACCAAAGCGGCCAAGCCTCGGAAATCAGGCGGCAATTGAGGAACCAGACGCCTTTAACGAGAGCACAAGAACACGCGATCGAGTCCTCGCCCATTGGGGACCGTGAGACCACAGGCAGTCGCCCGGCTACGAGAGCTCGAGGGTACTCATCAACCCTCTCTGTTGTCGGGAGAAAGGGCGATACAGGCTCTAAAGTCCCAGGAACTCCCGCATTTGAAAGCTCGATATTAAGTAACTTTAGAAGGAGGCCCCGGCAGCCAAGCATCATGCAGATGATGCAAGCAGAGGACGGTTCCTCTGaccttgatgatgatgatgatgttttcCTCGGTAGTTTGAGTCCGGAAGATGAGTCCACCCCTTTGAACCTCTCAAGGAGTAGGCCCCTCCCAATCCGACAAACTGCGTCACCATCGCCTAGGCATCCAACTCCGTCCAGTGACGGGTCGCGCAAGCGTAAACTGTCTGGCGAAACACCACATGCTTCTCAATCGGACTCGGAAGTTACCGAGAATTCTCCTGCCACATCGCCTACATCACAACGGCGACAAAGCGGGATTGGTGTGTCAGTTGGTCATACTCAATACCCGGATTCGCCTGGTGCACTCAGCCAAACGCTGGCCCCTCCCATGAGCAGCAGCCCGCCACTCAGCCCGACACATACGGAGTCACCACGTGGATCGGCCCAGCAGAAGCATATAGACAAGCCAGCTGAGCCGGCAACCACTAATAAGCTGGTCTTACCAACGTCAGCCCTTCAAGACAGGCTTTTACCTCGGAGAAACCGCTCACAACGTAAACGCTTTGGTATGGATGGTTCTGAGATCCGAGAAGATCCAATTGATGGCGATCAATCCGCCACTGAGcaggatgacgacgatgacgaatTGTACTACCTACCGTCCAAACAATCATCCCGGGCACCAAGAAAGCGCCTGGTGGAACAGAAATCTGCAAAAAGTACCAGGACTGTACAGGGGGCGCAACCAATGGCAGATAGTGTCGAAGGCCAAATACTAGGCGGCCAGCACCCTGCTGCTCAGCCGAATGCCACGGCCAAAAAGCCAGGAGATAAAAGAATGACATACAGAACTATGGGGCCTAATAAAGAGAACGAGCCGGTCGATACATCGCCTTTGTCATCCCCTTTATCGTCCCCGCCAGACTCAGAGGAGTCCGAGTCCGAATCCACTGCAGAGTCTACCCTGGGCAGCCATTTCCTTAGCGATGAATTGAGATTGCAAGCAAAGAAGTTTGCGGATGTTGATAAATGGGAGTTAGAATTCGAAGACGTGGCACCCGACAGCCAAGGCAGTGAAGTCTTCAGATAG
- a CDS encoding TIP41 family protein (BUSCO:EOG092648XW;~COG:S;~EggNog:ENOG410PG32;~InterPro:IPR007303;~PFAM:PF04176;~go_process: GO:0043666 - regulation of phosphoprotein phosphatase activity [Evidence IEA]) — protein MTSRSNAASANMASTATSPSFQKPNSVTVKGFKIITQKLPILKADPIEEMTKELGITPPEMIFGDNFVAIEHEQSPWGIAFNAFDALDRVDKTGTSMLKVAYSREWQKSREKTHEGIKEVVKPFDWSYTTDYTGTVKPGSRPFIATTKPIPIELLKRPDPILFYDDVILYEDELADNGITMFSCKIRVMPSRLLLLARFFMRLDNVLFRLRDTRVYVDFDEMEIIREYQSRECEYEAVRRVSLSHSLISGTRSNLSGSGN, from the exons ATGACTTCACGTAGCAACGCGGCGTCAGCGAATATGGCGAGTACCGCAACTTCGCCCAGCTTTCAGAAGCCCAATTCCGTGACGGTTAAAGGATTCAAGATCATCACTCAGAAACTGCCAATACTCAAGGCGGATCCAATTGAGGAAATGACGAAAGAACTAGGAATAACCCCACCAGAAATGATTTTCGGTGACAATTTTGTTGCGATTGAACATGAACAAAGCCCGTGGGGCATAGCTTTCAACGCCTTCGACGCCTTAGATCGTGTGGACAAAACTGGTACATCGATGCTCAAAGTCGCGTACTCGAGAGAATGGCAGAAGAGCAG GGAGAAGACTCACGAAGGAATCAAAGAAGTTGTCAAACCTTTCGATTGGTCTTACACTACGGACTACACGGGCACAGTGAAACCTGGGAGTCGGCCTTTCATAGCAACAACGAAGCCCATCCCTATCGAACTGTTGAAGCGGCCCGACCCTATCTTGTTTTATGACGACGTCATTCTTTACGAGGATGAACTTGCTGATAACGGCATTACTATGTTTTCATGCAAGATTCGAGTCATGCCGTCTAGgctgcttctccttgcgAGGTTCTTCATGCGGCTAGACAACGTTCTGTTCCGGCTTCGGGACACGAGAGTCTACGTTGACTTCGATGAGATGGAGATCATCAGAGAGTATCAGTCTAGAGAATGTGAATATGAGGCGGTAAGACGGGTAAGCTTGTCGCATTCTCTGATTTCGGGTACTAGATCCAATTTGAGTGGCTCAGGGAACTAA
- the CBP3 gene encoding uncharacterized protein (COG:C;~EggNog:ENOG410PPQ1;~InterPro:IPR021150,IPR007129;~PFAM:PF03981), with protein MPSAGPKNLSLRGLYNFQCPRPQVQAYNQSLLTSIHASKPSVSHRCTSHQQQPLASCFALPSQSRRNSSQLARAIGPRPGTAAETYVAYGMTQKLFEACSKQADYKIPQLSQKGAQVPKTSAGEDLGVGEGWWYEELGLVPTFSTWSQVTFLHMYLLTVRLRALPSHDSLQTYSRHLIDHFSHSAEHRMDVLHGLTSRGIRNKFLKDLFIQWRGVLAAYDEGLIKGDAVLGAAVWRNLWKASHTAPDGKDLDWSKIAQVVAYMRRVLSELNQVHEADLVFQLDRQRNGKPGIFSHSEVDQKMVDSKR; from the exons ATGCCTTCCGCAGGCCCGAAGAACCTGTCCCTTCGGGGGCTCTACAATTTTCAATGCCCGCGGCCTCAG GTACAGGCGTATAATCAGTCACTTCTAACATCGATTCATGCTTCGAAGCCCTCGGTATCTCACCGCTGCACTAGCCATCAGCAACAACCGCTGGCCTCATGCTTCGCTCTTCCTTCGCAAAGTCGGCGAAATTCTTCCCAGCTAGCTCGCGCGATCGGGCCGCGCCCTGGTACTGCAGCAGAGACCTACGTCGCCTACGGAATGACACAGAAGCTATTCGAGGCCTGCTCCAAACAAGCAGACTACAAGATACCTCAGTTGTCTCAAAAAGGAGCTCAGGTTCCCAAGACAAGTGCCGGGGAAGACTTGGGAGTAGGTGAAGGATGGTGGTATGAAG aATTGGGTCTCGTTCCTACTTTCTCGACATGGTCGCAGGTTACATTCCTGCACATGTACTTATTGACGGTCCGGTTGCGCGCGTTGCCGTCGCACGATAGCCTTCAAACCTACTCCCGCCATTTGATCGACCACTTCTCACATAGTGCCGAGCATCGCATGGATGTGCTTCACGGGTTGACGAGCCGCGGTATACGCAATAAGTTCCTCAAGGATCTTTTTATCCAATGGCGCGGTGTTTTGGCAGCCTACGATGAAGGCCTAATTAAGGGAGATGCAGTGCTGGGAGCTGCCGTTTGGAGAAACCTCTGGAAGGCGAGCCATACTGCACCAGACGGCAAGGACTTGGATTGGTCGAAGATAGCTCAGGTCGTTGCGTATATGCGGCGAGTACTTTCCGAACTCAATCAGGTGCACGAAGCGGACTTGGTCTTCCAACTGGACCGGCAAAGGAACGGGAAGCCGGGTATTTTCTCTCATTCCGAAGTCGATCAGAAGATGGTCGATAGCAAGCGGTGA
- a CDS encoding aminopeptidase P family protein (COG:E;~EggNog:ENOG410PFW6;~InterPro:IPR000994,IPR029149,IPR036005,IPR007865;~MEROPS:MER0001733;~PFAM:PF05195,PF00557;~go_function: GO:0030145 - manganese ion binding [Evidence IEA];~go_function: GO:0070006 - metalloaminopeptidase activity [Evidence IEA]), whose translation MTTLDSILAGRYPAKAHARRVAERLQVGGSAQHGIIYLEAQKTRLIEDNDEAMHFRQRRSFFYLSGCPLPDSSLIYNIDSDKLTLFIPPIDPEDVIWSGLPMSVAEALRLYDVDQVLYTTDVNATLASIASNGNGNSVAFAIEGQITEGIKFDGFHETNTSVLKGAIDSTRVVKDEYEIALLRKANDISAKAHIAAIEASKTATNEREIEAAFIATCIANGARDQAYHPIVACGQNGATLHYGRNDDNLDDPATKQRKSSVLIDAGAEYRTYCADITRVFPLGGKFTSETQEIYKIVLQMQLEAIAMLRENVQWEDVHAHAHRIAIKGLLKLGILRGSEDELFEKRISVAFFPHGLGHYLGMDTHDTGGNPNYADKDAMFKYLRVRGRLPAGSVITVEPGIYFCRFIIDPYLTSPETSKYIDTNVLEKYWNVGGVRIEDNVHITQQGYENLTTAPKAIEEVEVLAT comes from the exons ATGACTACCTTGGATTCCATTCTGGCAGGACGATACCCTGCCAAAGCCCATGCCCGCCGGGTTGCCGAGCGTCTTCAAGTGGGCGGCTCTGCCCAGCATGGGATTATTTACCTTGAAGCACAGAAAACTCGACTTATCGAGGATAATGATGAGGCGATGCACTTCAG ACAACGCCGatcctttttttatttgtcGGGCTGCCCGCTCCCAGATTCGTCTCTGATCTACAACATTGACTCTGATAAATTGACCCTGTTCATCCCGCCAATTGACCCGGAGGATGTGATCTGGTCAGGCCTTCCCATGTCTGTTGCAGAGGCACTGAGACTCTACGACGTTGACCAAGTGCTATACACTACCGATGTAAATGCCACGTTGGCCTCGATCGCCTCAAATGGAAATGGTAACTCTGTTGCCTTTGCCATCGAGGGCCAGATTACAGAAGGAATCAAATTCGACGGCTTTCACGAAACCAATACCTCGGTATTGAAGGGAGCCATCGACAGCACGCGTGTGGTCAAAGATGAGTATGAGATCGCGCTCTTGAGAAAGGCAAATGACATTTCCGCAAAGGCGCATATTGCTGCCATTGAAGCATCCAAGACCGCCACCAATGAGCGTGAGATCGAGGCGGCTTTCATCGCAACCTGTATTGCCAATGGTGCCCGTGATCAAGCTTACCATCCCATCGTTGCCTGTGGCCAGAACGGAGCCACTCTTCACTATGGAAGAAATGATGACAACTTGGATGATCCAGCCACCAAGCAGAGGAAATCTAGCGTTCTTATCGATGCTGGGGCGGAGTACCGAACATACTGTGCTGACATTACGCGTGTTTTCCCTCTGGGTGGAAAATTTACCTCGGAAACACAGGAAATCTACAAAATTGTGCTACAGATGCAGTTGGAGGCTATTGCAATGTTGAGAGAAAATGTGCAGTGGGAAGATGTCCATGCGCATGCCCATCGCATTGCAATCAAGGGCTTGCTAAAATTGGGAATCCTACGTGGCTCTGAAGACGAATTGTTCGAGAAGAGGATTAGcgtcgccttcttcccccatgGCCTAGGCCACTACCTGGGCATGGACACCCACGATACTGGTGGTAACCCGAACTATGCAGATAAAGACGCCATGTTCAAGTATCTACGCGTGAGGGGCCGTTTACCCGCGGGATCAGTTATCACTGTTGAACCAGGT ATCTACTTTTGCCGGTTTATCATTGATCCGTACCTTACCTCCCCCGAGACCAGCAAATACATCGACACGAATGTCCTTGAGAAGTATTGGAATGTTGGAGGAGTACGCATTGAAGATAATGTGCACATTACTCAGCAGGGTTACGAGAATCTGACCACAGCGCCAAAAGCTATAGAAGAAGTGGAGGTTCTAGCCACTTAG
- a CDS encoding bifunctional aminopeptidase/epoxide hydrolase (COG:E;~EggNog:ENOG410PGFF;~InterPro:IPR014782,IPR016024,IPR027268,IPR038502, IPR012777,IPR001930,IPR015211,IPR034015,IPR042097;~MEROPS:MER0002281;~PFAM:PF01433,PF17900,PF09127;~go_function: GO:0008237 - metallopeptidase activity [Evidence IEA];~go_function: GO:0008270 - zinc ion binding [Evidence IEA];~go_process: GO:0006508 - proteolysis [Evidence IEA]): protein MQPTIPFTLFWRISSPRVPSFTGLKANVNFSTQVRWSLRLPQIHRRSMATSINPPRDPNTLSNYNNWICTHITANFDILFDQKKLVGNVIHKLKSTTNGDSKEIILDSNHVTIGDVKIDGKPSDWELLPPLEPYGSALKIKLDQGVNLDETIDVEISVQTTEKCTALQWLTPAQTSNKKHPYMFSQCQAIHARSIFPCQDTPDVKSTIDFNISSPLPVIASGLPVRDGLGVSKSEGRSLYQFHQRVPIPSYLFALASGDISEAPIGPRSVVATSPDKVQECQWELEADTEKFIGAIEKIVYPYAWGEYNVLILPPSFPYGGMENPIFTFATPSIISKDRENIDVIAHELAHSWSGNLVTNASWEHFWLNEGWTTYLERRILAAVHGEAYRHFSAIIGWKALADSVEHFGHDHEFTKLITDLKGKDPDDAFSSIPYEKGFNFLFHLETLVGKQKFDRFIPHYFTVFKGKSLDSYEFKATLLDFFDADAEASKLLNDLDWDTWFYAPGLPPKPQFDTSLVDVVYELAQKWKSLPETSFKPQPSDIENLSANQIVVFLEQMLLLEQPLTPELSKLMGEVYGLSKSENIEVANLYFQVGLKAGDESVVDPATELLGRIGRMKFVRPLFRSLQRVNREVAVATFEKHKDFYHPICRAMVEKDLFGKRDV from the exons ATGCAACCTACTATTCCTTTCACTTTGTTCTGGCGGATTAGCTCCCCACGAGTTCCCAGCTTTACCGGTCTGAAGGCCAACGTCAACTTCTCGACTCAAGTCCGGTGGTCTCTTCGACTGCCCCAGATTCACAGACGTAGTATGGCGACTAGCATCAACCCCCCCAGGGATCCTAATACCCTGAGCAACTATAACAACTGGATATGCACCCACATCACTGCCAACTTCGACATCCTTTTTGATCAGAAAAAGCTCGTGGGTAATGTCATCCACAAGCTCAAGTCAACTACCAACGGTGATTCGAAAGAGATTATTTTGGACTCTAACCATGTCACAATCGGAGACGTCAAAATCGACGGCAAGCCTTCTGACTGGGAGCTTCTCCCTCCGTTGGAACCTTACGGCTCTGCCTTGAAGATCAAGCTCGATCAGGGAGTGAACTTGGACGAAACCATTGACGTTGAG ATCTCCGTTCAGACTACTGAAAAGTGTACCGCACTCCAGTGGCTGACCCCGGCTCAAACATCCAACAAGAAGCATCCATACATGT TTTCCCAGTGCCAGGCGATCCATGCACGATCCATATTTCCCTGCCAGGATACGCCGGATGTTAAGAGTACCATCGACTTCAACATCTCGTCCCCCCTCCCTGTGATTGCTAGTGGCTTGCCTGTTCGGGATGGCCTGGGGGTCTCGAAATCTGAGGGCAGATCTCTGTACCAGTTCCATCAACGTGTCCCAATCCCGAGCTACCTCTTCGCTCTAGCCAGCGG TGACATTTCAGAAGCTCCAATTGGACCCCGCAGTGTTGTGGCCACCAGCCCCGACAAGGTTCAGGAATGCCAGTGGGAGCTCGAAGCAGATACGGAGAAGTTTATCGGTGCAATCGAG AAAATCGTATACCCTTACGCCTGGGGCGAGTATAATGTCCTGATTCTCCCACCAAGCTTCCCTTACGGAGGAATGGAAAATCCCATCTTCACGTTTGCCACTCCCAGTATTATTTCTAAG GACCGAGAAAATATCGATGTCATTGCCCACGAACTCGCGCACAGCTGGAGCGGCAACCTCGTGACCAATGCATCCTGGGAACATTTCTGGCTGAACGAAGGCTGGACTACCTATCTAGAGAGGCGG ATTCTAGCTGCCGT ACATGGGGAGGCATATCGACACTTCTCCGCCATTATAGGTTGGAAAGCACTCGCTGACTCCGTGGAGCATTTTGGGCATGACCACGAGTTCACTAAATTGATCACGGACCTCAAGGGCAAGGACCCCGATGATGCTTTCTCCAGCATCCCCTACGAGAAAGGATTtaacttcctcttccacctgGAAACACTTGTAGGAAAGCAGAAATTCGACCGCTTCATCCCTCAC TACTTTACGGTGTTCAAGGGGAAGTCACTAGACTCCTACGAGTTCAAAGCGACTCTCTTGGATTTCTTTGACGCTGACGCAGAAGCGTCTAAACTATTGAATGATCTCGACTGGGATACCTGGTTCTATGCCCCTGGGCTACCTCCGAAGCCTCAGTTCGATACATCACTTGTTGACGTTGTTTACGAACTTGCCCAGAAGTGGAAGTCCCTTCCGGAGACCTCCTTCAAGCCGCAGCCCAGCGACATCGAGAACTTGAGTGCAAACCAGATCGTCGTCTTTTTGGAACAAATGCTCCTCCTTGAGCAGCCGCTTACTCCTGAGCTGTCGAAGCTCATGGGCGAAGTTTATGGACTTTCCAAAAGTGAGAACATAGAAGTCGCCAATTTGTATTTCCAGGTGGGCCTGAAAGCTGGCGATGAGAGTGTTGTCGACCCTGCGACCGAACTACTAGGCAGAATTGGAAGAATGAAGTTTGTGAGACCATT GTTCCGGAGTTTGCAGAGAGTCAATCGTGAGGTTGCAGTCGCAACTTTCGAGAAGCACAAGGACTTCTACCACCCTATATGCCGAGCAATGGTCGAGAAGGATCTCTTTGGAAAGAGGGACGTCTAG
- a CDS encoding uncharacterized protein (COG:S;~EggNog:ENOG410PMKS): MDAPQVQVGAPETSSNVGNESESTYPTQKTGDRDVDVTAPSSGVNERQADSTEDIDLPDAGAAEPETAPALPKKNPGFQFLDFLKSPIVELVVGTGESKTSLSAHQSLLLESPILAEKVTALGESSARRIELPEENVEAFGYFLQFQYTRDYSASQLETPTEQEAVSGEIDDSGEQLLKHARVYTLADKLGIPALKTLAHSKIHRINSTSHGEIAYARYVYMNTPVDDVTIRKPVATFWALRSHILRHEAEEEFRKLCIEVPQFSFDVLSLVLDQKEKRAQDKAESESAVKGSGRKRLRSGL; encoded by the exons ATGGACGCGCCTCAGGTTCAAGTGGGCGCGCCGGAGACCTCTTCGAACGTCGGAAACGAAAGCGAAAGCACGTACCCTACACAGAAAACTGGCGACCGTGATGTCGATGTAACTGCGCCTTCAAGTGGAGTGAACGAACGCCAGGCAGACTCCACTGAAGACATCGATCTACCAGACGCGGGCGCAGCTGAGCCAGAAACGGCACCAGCACTCCCCAAGAAAAACCCTGGCTTCCAATTCCTTGA CTTCCTGAAGTCACCTATCGTGGAACTGGTCGTCGGAACTGGAGAGAGCAAGACTAGCTTGTCGGCACATCAAAGTTTGCTTTTGGAGTCGCCTATTCTTGCGGAGAAGGTCACTGCCTTGGGTGAATCGAGCGCT CGTCGCATTGAGCTTCCTGAGGAGAATGTGGAAGCCTTTGGTTATTTCCTCCAATTTCAGTATACCCGCGATTATTCGGCCTCCCAGCTTGAAACACCTACCGAACAAGAAGCAGTCTCCGGCGAAATAGACGATAGTGGCGAACAATTGTTGAAGCATGCGCGAGTATACACCTTGGCCGACAAGTTGGGGATCCCTGCGCTCAAAACACTAGCACACTCAAAGATTCACCGTATCAACAGCACCTCGCATGGAGAGATCGCATATGCTCGCTATGTCTACATGAACACTCCGGTCGACGATGTTACTATTCGAAAGCCAGTGGCCACCTTCTGGGCCCTGAGGAGCCACATTCTCCGCCACGAGGCTGAAGAGGAATTCCGAAAGCTGTGTATTGAGGTTCCCCAATTCAGCTTCGATGTTCTTAGTCTTGTCCTCGATCAGAAGGAGAAGCGTGCCCAGGACAAGGCTGAGTCTGAGTCGGCCGTGAAAGGAAGCGGACGGAAACGACTTCGGAGTGGGCTATAG